TTACTTCTGACAACTTTCTGTGTTTTCCCCTTAAACCTGTCTGAATTTGATCTTACTTCTGACAGCTTTTCTGCTTCTCCCCACTAAACCTGTGCAAAGTTCATCATACTTCTGACAGCTTTTCTGCTTTTACCACTAAAGCTGTCCAAAGTTCGCCTTACTTCTGACAGCTTTTCCGGTTCTCCCACTAAAGCTGTCCAAACTTCCCCTTACTTCTGACAGCTTTTGGTGCTTGCCCCTCAAACCTGTCCGAACTTGAGATTACTTCTGACAGCTTTTTCGCTTTTACCACTAAAGCTGTCCAAAGTTCATCTTACTTCTGACAGCTTTTCCGGTTCTCCCACTAAAGCTGTCCAAACTTCCCCTTACTTCTGACAGCTTTTCTTGTTCTCACTCTAAACCTGTCCAAAGTTCATCTTACTTCTGACAGCTTTCCCGGTTCTCCCACTAAAGCTGTCCAAACTTCGCCTTACTTCTGACAGCTTTCCCGGTTCTCCCACTAAAGCTGTCCAAACTTCCCCTTACTTCTGACAGCTTTTGGTGCTTGCCCCTCAAACCTGTCCGAACTTGATCTTACTTCTGACAGCTTTTCTGCTTTTACCACTAAAGCTGTCCAAAGTTCATCTTACTTCTGACAGCTTTCCGGTTCTCCCACTAAAACTGTCCAAACTTCCCCTTACTTCTGACAGCTTTTCCGGTTCTCCCACTAAAGCTGTCCAAACTTCGCCTTACTTCTGACAGCTTTTCCGGTTCTCCCACTAAAGCTGTCCAAACTTCCCCTTACTTCTGACAGCTTTTCTTGTTCTCACTCTAAACCTGTCCAAAGTTCATCTTACTTCTGACAGCTTTCCCGGTTCTCCCACTAAAGCTGTCCAAACTTCGGGTCCAAACTTGACCCTGTTGCTGACACCTTTCGCAATGTTCTTTCTAACTTGTCCAAATTCATCCATAAGTTCTTCTATAAATTTTTCCGAATTCCTTTTCAGCCATAAAAAAGGATGAAATCCTAAAGATTTCATCCCGGGTGCTTATTATAAATCCTTTGTCAGTTCTCTCACCACATGTCCAATTTCGGGCAGGATGAGTTTTTCCATGGCCAGGCGTACTGCTCCTGTCGATCCAGGTGTCGAGAAGACGCCACGGTCGTTCACGACTCCGGCGGCGGCTCTTGATAGTAACGCAGCTGAGCCAATATCCTCTTGATAGCTCAACATTCGAAAAATCTCGCCGAATCCAGGAATTTCTTTTTCAAAGATGCTCTGGACTGTCTCGATTGTGACATCGCGTTTCGCAATTCCTGTACCGCCGTTTGTCAGAATCACGTCAATATCCGGGTTTGCAGAGCCTTTTAGGACTTCAGACTTGATTGGTTCTGCTTCGTCTTTGACAATGACGTAATCAACGATCTTATGGCCAGCTGATTCAAGCATCTCGATCATCAGTTTACCGCTTTTATCAGTGTCGGTTGTCCTTGTATCGCTTACGGTTATGACTTTGCAGCGCACCTGGCTTGGTGCAGCCTGCTTGTGTTCTTGTGTGCTCATTTTGCTACAATGCCCCTTTTTCTTTGAAATATCTCATTTGATAGAATTTGTGGGCAAAATCGGTGACTCTTCTAGTTAATTGATAGTTTGCCCCGGCGCCAATTGCCATCGAAATGATTGGCTTGCCCTGGATATGTTTTTTGCGGAACATCAAAATAGCCATTCCTTTAAAGAGTTGCTTGATCGGCTGTTCCAGCCATGTAACATCTGTAAGGTCGTCATTGCCTTCATAAAAATAGAAGTCTTCTGCCTGTTCCAGATCATTCTTCAGTTCTTCCCAACCGGCACTTTGCATTCTTGAAGGCATTGTTGCGGTATGGAATACCTTTAGAGCGACCGACATCTCAAAGGGTGTGTTCACCTCGAAACCATACGTCATTGCAACGAGCTGGACAATACGCAGGTTGATGACTGCCATTGCCGGCATGTCTGCTCCGAGCACGAGTTTTCCGCCGCTGCCGGACATTCCGCCTTGAACAAAGGAATAAAGCCTATGACGGGCGATGTGCTGCTTGGCAATAAACTCAAGCTGTTCAATAGGAAGATCCCTTAAATCCTGGATTGTTTCCAGTTCCGGTTTAAAAACACGTCCTGCCGAAAGAATCCGGTCCTTTGCATCCATCTGTAATTGCGAACCCTGTATCAATGAATGAAGATGGAAAAGCCAGCTGTCGAATAAATTGAAAAATCGCTCCTGTACCTCAAGTGGCAATAGCGAAAAAGAGCGTTCAAGATACCGGTCATAAGCAAGTTCAAAATCATTCGGCTCATAATCGTACAGACTGTTTTCCCAGGAATTTAATTCATCCAGCACCTTTTGTTCCCGTTGAGTCAAAGGCATCGAAAACCCTCCACTAGTGTGAATTTTCTTCCAGTATAGCACAAATTTTGACTCAACATAAAAAGGCAGGAGCACTCTGGCTCCTGCCTGAAATTATACTATCTCGCCAAACGCACAACATCACGTGCGATCATAACTTCTTCATCGGTTGGGATGACCATTACTTTTACTGGTGAATGAGGATAGCTGATGAATGCTTCTTCCCCGCGCACTTTGTTCAATGCTGGATCCCAGTAGATTCCCATGAATTCTAGTCCCTGCAATACGCGAGCACGGATTGCAGAACTATTTTCACCAATACCAGCCGTGAAGATAATGGCGTCAACACCGCACATACGGGCTGCGTATGATCCAATGTATTTATGGATTCTGTCACCGAACACCTTAAGTGCAAGCTCGGCACGCCCATTTCCTTTTTCAGCTTCCTCTTCGATATCGCGCAGGTCGCTTGAGAATCCGGATACGCCAAGCATACCACTCTCTTTATTAAGAACCTCTAAAACTTCATCTGCCGTCTTATCCGTTTTTTCCATGATGTAAGGAATCAAGGCAGGGTCAATATTCCCTGAACGAGTCCCCATTGTCACGCCTGCAAGCGGAGTAAATCCCATTGATGTATCGATGGATTTTCCGCCTTCGATTGCCGCGATACTCGCTCCATTTCCAAGGTGGCAGGAAATAAGGCGAAGGTGCTCCACAGGGCGCCCAAGCATTTCCGCAGCACGCTGGGAAACGTACTTGTGTGAAGTTCCATGGAAGCCATATTTACGGATTCCGTACTTTTTATAGTAATCGTATGGGAGACTGTATAGGAATGAGTTTTCAGGCATGGTCTGGTGGAATGCTGTATCAAAAACAGCAATCGCTGGAACATTCGGCAGCACCTGCTGGAATGCACGGATACCAGTCAAGTTGGCTGGGTTATGCAGCGGTGCCAGCTCAGAAAGCTCGTCTATTTTTTGTAAAACCTCATCGGTGATTAAAACTGAATCATTGAATTCTTCACCGCCGTGAACAACACGGTGGCCAATTCCTTCGATTTCATCTAGTGATTGAATGATACCCAGTGATGTCAGCTTATCAAGCAGGATTTTTACCGCAACCTCATGATCCGGGATGTCAGTAACCTCTTTGTTTTTCTCTCCATTTACACTGATTGTGAAGATTGAATCCTTAAGACCGATTCTCTCAACGATTCCTTTTGTGATGACTTCTTCGCTCGGCATTTCGAACAATTGGAACTTAAGTGAAGAACTGCCGGCATTGATTGCAATGATTTTAGCCATTTTGTACCGCTCCTTTTATATAACAACCTGATTTATAATCCAGTGAAATAGTACACCTTTATTGTGTGCCACAGGCCGTGATTATATCTCTCAATACCCCATTTAAACACTGTCTTTTTCACATTTCAAGCAAAGCTTTCTTAATCACGAAATGAGTTTTTATTCAGATACTTCAAAGGATTAGAAAAAAATATTATCACGGTGTATTTACCCTTTTTAACAACAAAAGAACCGGCATTGTCCGGTCCTTTAATTTATTTTACTGAACTTTTATTCTCTTTATACCATTGGTCGATTTTGCCCAATATGCGATTCACTGCCGGCCCATCTGATAATTTCGGCAGTTCGGCCAGAAGTGCTTGTTTCGGAGCCGTCACTTCCTCCCCGTTTTTCTGGAGGATGAGTATGCTCTTAGCAGCTTGCTTGTTTTTGAATAAAGAAGCCGGAAGCTGCAAAACCCCCTGGACAATCAAATGATTCTTGATGAATTCATGAAGCATTGGGGCTTGTTCGCTTTCGAAAAGTCCATTTGGAATCATGAAGAACAAATAGCCGCCTTCCTTCACGTGTTTGGTACTTTGCTCAATGAACATATGATGAGAATAAGTATGGCCTTCTTTCGCTTTCACTTCATAATCCCCAGCCCTGAGATCATTAGGATAATAACCTACGGGAAGGTCACACACAACTGCATCCGCAGGATCGACAAACAATGGTTCAAGACTGTCCTGATTGAAAAATTCAACCGGATGCTTCTGAAGATTTGCATTTACGAATGCAAGGCGGATAAGGAGATCATCAATCTCCACCCCGACCGACTCAATTTCTTTATTATTCTGCTGGTTCAGAACCGTTGCGAGGAGGTTCCCAGTTCCAACTGCCGGATCAAGCAGCCTGAATGAATTCTTATCCACAAATTTGTTGACAAGATACCCAATGAACATGCCTACAGAATCTGGTGTCATTTGATGATTTGGCTGAACATGCTCCTTCATGCCTTTCAGAATTGCCAGTTGGAAGCCTTTACGGATTTCCTCTTTGCTGAAAGAATCCAGGTTGATGTCCTTGTATACTTTTTCAAGTCTCTTGTTCGCCAATTGATTTAATTCATCCTGGAGCACCGTGCCCTGGAAAATATTTTCCCCAGTTTCAGCCAGCGCTTCCAAATATGTACAAGAAAGTTCTTCTTTTAAAATGTCTGCCGTAGTGTTAAATGCGGTAAATAATTGTTCGACCGGAGTCATACTCAATTTACTTCCTCCTGATTTGAATAGATATTTATCTATTTTAGCCGTGTTTTGTGTTGTGTACAAGGTATATGGCTGGAACCAGCAAGCCCTGAAGCGTGACCATGAAAAGTTAGTTTCTGTCTGGCGCTTGTTCAATCGTGCAAGCTTCTCGTTTTGTTAGGTAGAGCTTTTTTATCGAACACTTTTCTCCATCCCTGGCTTACGTTTGTCCGTTAGAGACCTTCTATCGGACACTTTTCTCCATCCCTGGCTTACGTTTGTCCGTTAGAGACCTTCTATCGGACACTTTTCATCCTCCCTGGCTTACGTTTGTCCGTTAAAGACCTTCTATCGGACACTTTTCTCCATCCCTGGCTTCCGTTTGTC
The nucleotide sequence above comes from Mesobacillus jeotgali. Encoded proteins:
- a CDS encoding MogA/MoaB family molybdenum cofactor biosynthesis protein; protein product: MSTQEHKQAAPSQVRCKVITVSDTRTTDTDKSGKLMIEMLESAGHKIVDYVIVKDEAEPIKSEVLKGSANPDIDVILTNGGTGIAKRDVTIETVQSIFEKEIPGFGEIFRMLSYQEDIGSAALLSRAAAGVVNDRGVFSTPGSTGAVRLAMEKLILPEIGHVVRELTKDL
- a CDS encoding EcsC family protein, with product MPLTQREQKVLDELNSWENSLYDYEPNDFELAYDRYLERSFSLLPLEVQERFFNLFDSWLFHLHSLIQGSQLQMDAKDRILSAGRVFKPELETIQDLRDLPIEQLEFIAKQHIARHRLYSFVQGGMSGSGGKLVLGADMPAMAVINLRIVQLVAMTYGFEVNTPFEMSVALKVFHTATMPSRMQSAGWEELKNDLEQAEDFYFYEGNDDLTDVTWLEQPIKQLFKGMAILMFRKKHIQGKPIISMAIGAGANYQLTRRVTDFAHKFYQMRYFKEKGAL
- a CDS encoding acetate kinase, with product MAKIIAINAGSSSLKFQLFEMPSEEVITKGIVERIGLKDSIFTISVNGEKNKEVTDIPDHEVAVKILLDKLTSLGIIQSLDEIEGIGHRVVHGGEEFNDSVLITDEVLQKIDELSELAPLHNPANLTGIRAFQQVLPNVPAIAVFDTAFHQTMPENSFLYSLPYDYYKKYGIRKYGFHGTSHKYVSQRAAEMLGRPVEHLRLISCHLGNGASIAAIEGGKSIDTSMGFTPLAGVTMGTRSGNIDPALIPYIMEKTDKTADEVLEVLNKESGMLGVSGFSSDLRDIEEEAEKGNGRAELALKVFGDRIHKYIGSYAARMCGVDAIIFTAGIGENSSAIRARVLQGLEFMGIYWDPALNKVRGEEAFISYPHSPVKVMVIPTDEEVMIARDVVRLAR
- a CDS encoding class I SAM-dependent methyltransferase, producing the protein MSMTPVEQLFTAFNTTADILKEELSCTYLEALAETGENIFQGTVLQDELNQLANKRLEKVYKDINLDSFSKEEIRKGFQLAILKGMKEHVQPNHQMTPDSVGMFIGYLVNKFVDKNSFRLLDPAVGTGNLLATVLNQQNNKEIESVGVEIDDLLIRLAFVNANLQKHPVEFFNQDSLEPLFVDPADAVVCDLPVGYYPNDLRAGDYEVKAKEGHTYSHHMFIEQSTKHVKEGGYLFFMIPNGLFESEQAPMLHEFIKNHLIVQGVLQLPASLFKNKQAAKSILILQKNGEEVTAPKQALLAELPKLSDGPAVNRILGKIDQWYKENKSSVK